The Streptomyces cyanogenus DNA segment TCCACCACACCGGCGAGTTCGTGCCCCGGCACGTGCGGCAGCGTGATGTCCGGGTCGTGCCCCATCCAGCCGTGCCAGTCGCTGCGGCACAGGCCGGTGGCCTCCACCCGGACGACCACGCCGTGCTCGGCGGGCTCCGGGTCGGGTACGTGCCGTATCCCGGCCGGCTTCCCGTACTCCTCGAACACCACCGCGCGCATGCCTGCTCCTTCCGGGGAACCTGCGCGAAGGCTAGACGCTCCCGGGGGCACCACGCCGGGGGCGGGACCCCACTGGATTCATACCCCCTAGGGGTATAGTCTGATGAGCATGGGGTTCCTCCACGGGCCCCATCGGCCCCACACACCTCGACGAGGAGTAACGACATGACCGCCCACACCGACACTTCGGGCTCCGTCACCACCGTCTACAAGGTGACCGGCATGAGCTGTGGCCACTGCGAGGGCTCCGTCTCCGGCGAGATCTCCCAGCTCCCGGGCGTCAGCTCGGTCAAGGCCGTCGCGTCGACCGGCGAGGTGACCGTCGTCTCCGCGGCCCCCCTGGACGAGCAGGCCGTGCGCGCCGCCGTCGACGAGGCCGGCTTCGAGCTGGCCGGCCAGGCCTGAGGAAGACCCTCCGTTTCCCCGACCGGGCCGTACCGACCAGCTGATACTGGCTCCGTACGGCCCGGTCCGATGTCTGGAGTCCGGACATGACCAGCACCACCGCACAGACAACCGCCGGCACGGACACGACCGCCGAGGTCGAGCTGCTCATCGGCGGCATGACCTGTGCCTCCTGCGCCGCCCGGGTCGAGAAGAAGCTCAACCGGATGGACGGGGTCAGCGCCACCGTCAACTTCGCCACCGAGAAGGCCAAGGTCGTCCACGCCCCGAGCGTCCAGGTCGCCGACCTGATCGCCACCGTGGAGAGGACCGGCTACACCGCCGAGGAACCCCCGCCGCCGGAGCCGGCGCCCGAGACCGCGCCGGAAACCCCCGAACGGGACACCGAACTCGACGCCCTGCGGCACCGCCTGCTCGTCTCCGCGCTGCTCGCCGCTCCGGTGGTCCTGCTCGCGATGATCCCGGCGCTCCAGTTCGACGACTGGCAGTGGCTCTCGCTCACCCTCGCCGCGCCGGTCGTCGTCTGGGGCGGATGGCCCTTCCACCGGGCCGCCTGGACCAACCTGCGGCACGGCGCCGCCACCATGGACACCCTGGTCTCGGTCGGCACGCTCGCCGCGTTCGGCTGGTCGCTGTGGGCGCTGTTCCTCGGTGACGCGGGCATGCCCGGCATGCACGACGAGTTCCGCCTCACCGTCTCCCGCATGGACGGCGCCTCCACCGTCTACCTGGAGGTCGCCGCCGGAGTCGTCGCGCTGATCCTGCTCGGGCGCTACCTGGAGGCACGCTCCAAGCGCCGCGCGGGTGCCGCCCTCAGGGCGCTGATGGAGCTGGGCGCCAAGGACGTGACGGTGCTGCGGTACGAGGAGGGCGGGCACGGAGCGCTCTCGGACGGGACCGGTGGCGGGGTACGGCCGGGCGGCCGCGAGGTACGGATCCCGGTGTCGTCCCTGGCCGTCGGCGACCGGTTCGTCGTACGGCCCGGCGAGAAGATCGCCACCGACGGCACGGTCGTGGAGGGCCGCTCCGCGGTGGACGCGTCCATGCTGACCGGCGAGTCGGTGCCGGTGGACGTCGGCCCCGGCGACCGGGTCACCGGCGCCACGGTCAACGCGGGCGGCCGGCTGGTCGTCGAGGCGACCCGGGTCGGCTCGGACACCCAGCTCGCCCGGATGGCGAGGCTGGTGGAGGACGCGCAGAACGGCAAGGCCGAGGTGCAGCGGCTCGCCGACCGGGTCTCCGCCGTCTTCGTGCCGGTGGTCATCCTCATCGCGCTCGGCACCTTCGGCGTCTGGCTGGGCGTCACCGGCGACACGGTCGCCGCGTTCACGGCCGCCGTCGCCGTCCTGATCATCGCCTGCCCGTGCGCGCTGGGCCTCGCCACGCCGACCGCGCTGATGGTGGGCACCGGGCGCGGCGCCCAGCTCGGCATCCTGATCAAGGGCCCGGAGGTGCTGGAGTCCACGCGCCGCGTGGACACGGTCGTCCTGGACAAGACCGGAACGGTCACCACCGGCCGGATGGGCCTGCAGGCGGTGTACGTCGCCGAGGGCGAGGACGAGAAGGAGCTGCTGCGGCTCGCGGGCGCCCTGGAGCACGCCTCCGAGCACCCGGTGGCCCGGGCGATCGCCGCCGGCGCCGAAAGGCAAGTCGGTGCGCTGCCGGCGGTCGAGCACTTCGAGAACGTGCCAGGGCGGGGTGTGCGCGGACGCGTGGACGGCCGTGAGGTGGCCGTGGGCCGCCTGTACGACGAGCTGCCGCAGGAGCTGGCGCGCGCGGCCCGCGAGGCCGAGCGGGAGGGCCGTACGGCCGTCGTGGCGGGCTGGGACGGTCGGGCCCGCGGCGTCCTCGCCGTCGCCGACGCGGTCAAGGAGACCAGCGCCGAGGCGGTCCGCGAGCTGCGCGCGCTGGGGCTCACGCCGGTGCTGCTCACCGGGGACAACCGCACGGTCGCCGAGGCGGTCGCCCGGCACGTCGGCATCGACTCGGCGCACGTGTTCGCCGAGGTGCTGCCCGAGGAGAAGGTGGACATCGTACGCCGGCTGCAGCGCGAGGGGCGGACGGTGGCGATGGTCGGCGACGGTGTGAACGACGCCGCCGCGCTCGCCGCCGCGGACCTGGGCCTGGCCATGGGAACCGGCACGGACGCGGCGATCGAGGCCGGCGATCTGACGCTGGTGCGGGGGGACCTGCGGGTGGCCGCGGACGCGATCCGGCTGTCCCGGCGGACGCTGGCCACCATCAAGGGCAACCTGGTGTGGGCCTTCGGCTACAACGTCGCGGCGCTGCCGCTGGCCGCAGCGGGGCTGCTCAACCCGATGATCGCCGGGGCGGCCATGGCCTTCTCCTCGGTGTTCGTGGTCACCAACAGTCTGCGGCTGCGGGCCTTCCGGTGAACCGGCGCCCGGGGTGACCGATGTCCCGGTCCCCCTGGAGTCCGGCGCGCGCCTCACATAAGCTCTTCACAAGGCTCGCGCATCATCCTTACGCTTGAGCCCCGATCGACGTATCGGGGCTCTTGCGCGCCTAAAGGACATATGCAAGAGACGCAGATCACAGTGATGCGAACGTAACCATCGAAGGGGTTCGAAGGTCTAAGTTGGCGATGTCAGACCAGCGTCTTGGGGGGCGCTGACTGGCATCTGGGGATGTCTTGGGGGACTTCCTCAGAGATGCGTTGCCGGGGCACGTACACCGGGAAGCTTTGAGCGGCCCTCCCAGCGTGCGTTGTCCCGGCAGATCGCACCGCATCACTGGAGTGCGACGAGTTTTGCTCGTTGTGCTCAACGACAGCGATTCAGGCGCTGTCCTCTCCAGCGCCCGGCCGGATCCCGTGGGGGGAATCCGCACCGGGACATGGGAAGGCGCCCTGGTCGTCGGCCCGTGGGGGGACCGGCGTCTCAGGGCGCCTTCCGTCTTTGCGTCCTACGGCCGTGTGCCGACGCCCGCGCAGTGGGCACGGCCCGTCACGCCGCCCAGGAGGCGCGGGGAACTGCGCGGCCGGCGACCAGCCGACCCACAGCCGCCCACGCCCTTCAGCGGCACACTCCCGGGCGCACACCCGGCCGGGAGCACCTGCTCCGGTGTGGGGCACCGGCAGACGCGGCCCCCTCACCGGCCAGGTGTCAGCGCTCCTCGACCGGAACGAAGTCGCGCAGCTCCACGCCCGTGTAGATCTGGCGCGGACGGCCGATGCGGGAGCCCGGCTCCTTGATCATTTCGGTCCACTGGGCGATCCAGCCCGGGAGCCGGCCGAGGGCGAACAGGACCGTGAACATCTCGGTCGGGAAGCCCATGGCGCGGTAGATGAGGCCGGTGTAGAAGTCGACGTTCGGGTAGAGCTTGCGCTCGACGAAGTAGTCGTCGGACAGCGCGTGCTCCTCCAGCTTCAGGGCGATGTCGAGGAGCTCGTCCTCCTTGCCCAGCGCGGAGAGCACATCGTGCGCGGCGGCCTTGATGATCTTGGCGCGCGGGTCGAAGTTCTTGTAGACCCGGTGGCCGAAGCCCATCAGCCGGACGCCGTCCTCCTTGTTCTTCACCTTGCGGATGAAGGTGTCGACGTCGGAACCGGAGTCACGGATGCCTTCGAGCATCTCCAGCACGGACTGGTTGGCGCCGCCGTGCAGCGGGCCCCACAGCGCGTTGATGCCGGCGGAGATCGAGGCGAACATGTTGGCCTGCGAGGAGCCGACCAGGCGGACCGTCGAGGTCGAACAGTTCTGCTCGTGGTCGGCGTGCAGGATCAGCAGCTTGTCCAGCGCGGAGACGACGACCGGGTCCAGCTCGTACTCGTCGGCCGGCACCGAGAAGGTCATGCGCAGGAAGTTCTCGACGTAACCGAGGTCGTTGCGCGGGTAGACGAACGGGTGGCCGATCGACTTCTTGTACGCGTACGCGGCGATCGTCGGAAGCTTCGCGAGCAGCCGGATCGTGGAGAGATCGCGCTGCTTGTCGTCGAACGGGTTGTGGCTGTCCTGGTAGAAGGTGGACAGCGCCGAGACGACCGAGGACAGCATCGCCATCGGGTGGGCGTCACGCGGGAAGCCCTTGTAGAAGTTCTTGACGTCCTCATGCAGCAGGGTGTGCCGCGTGATGTCGTTCTTGAACGTGGAGAGCTCGTCGACGGTCGGCAGCTCGCCGTTGATCAGCAGGTAGGCCACCTCGAGGAAGGTGGAGCGCTCGGCCAGCTGCTCGATGGGGTAGCCGCGGTAGCGGAGGATGCCCGCCTCGCCGTCGAGGTAGGTGATCGCGGATTTGTAGGCGGCCGTGTTGCCGTACCCGCTGTCCAGGGTCACCAGACCGGTCTGGGCGCGCAGCTTCCCGATGTCGAAGCCCTTGTCGCCGACGGTGCTGTCGACCACCGGGTAGGTGTACTCGCCGTCGCCGTACCGCAGTACTACAGAGTTGTCGCTCACGTCTTCCCTCACCGACGTAGTGCCTCATCTTCGAGGTGCCCTGACTGTCTCTACCATCCCCCATTTGGCTCAGGAGAGTGCACTCGGGGTCGACCATTGGGCCTATCGGCGGCACTCAGTGCCGCCAACCTGCTCATCCTGCCCCCTCCGAGGGGCATCTGGAAGTGCTCTGTGACCTTCACGACTCATTTGATCGATCATTTTTTGCGCCGAGCCTGAAGTCGAGGGCTGTACAGCGCCGTCCGGCCGAGACCGTGCGCACCGCCTGCCCGATCGCCCTGCGGGATCCGACGAGGACGACCAGCCGACGGGCCCGGGTGACCGCCGTGTAGAGCAGGTTCCGCTGGAGCATCATCCATGCTCCCGTGGTGACGGGGATCACCACCGCGGGATATTCACTGCCCTGCGAGCGGTGAATGGTCACCGCGTACGCGTGCGCCAGTTCGTCCAGTTCGTCGAACTCGTACGGCACCTCCTCATCTTCGTCCGTCAGCACGGTCAGACGCTGGTCGACCGGATCGAGCGAGGTGACGACGCCGACGGTGCCGTTGAAGACACCGTTCTTCCCTTTCTCATAATTGTTACGAATCTGGGTGACCTTGTCGCCGACGCGGAAGACCCGGCCGCCGAACCGCTTCTCCGGCACGTCGGGCCGCCCGGGCGTGATGGCCTGCTGGAGCAGCCCGTTGAGCGCGCCCGCCCCGGCCGGCCCCCGGTGCATCGGTGCGAGCACCTGCACGTCCCGGCGCGGGTCCAGCCCGAACCTGGCCGGAATCCGCCGCGCGGCCACGT contains these protein-coding regions:
- a CDS encoding heavy-metal-associated domain-containing protein, encoding MTAHTDTSGSVTTVYKVTGMSCGHCEGSVSGEISQLPGVSSVKAVASTGEVTVVSAAPLDEQAVRAAVDEAGFELAGQA
- a CDS encoding heavy metal translocating P-type ATPase, translated to MTSTTAQTTAGTDTTAEVELLIGGMTCASCAARVEKKLNRMDGVSATVNFATEKAKVVHAPSVQVADLIATVERTGYTAEEPPPPEPAPETAPETPERDTELDALRHRLLVSALLAAPVVLLAMIPALQFDDWQWLSLTLAAPVVVWGGWPFHRAAWTNLRHGAATMDTLVSVGTLAAFGWSLWALFLGDAGMPGMHDEFRLTVSRMDGASTVYLEVAAGVVALILLGRYLEARSKRRAGAALRALMELGAKDVTVLRYEEGGHGALSDGTGGGVRPGGREVRIPVSSLAVGDRFVVRPGEKIATDGTVVEGRSAVDASMLTGESVPVDVGPGDRVTGATVNAGGRLVVEATRVGSDTQLARMARLVEDAQNGKAEVQRLADRVSAVFVPVVILIALGTFGVWLGVTGDTVAAFTAAVAVLIIACPCALGLATPTALMVGTGRGAQLGILIKGPEVLESTRRVDTVVLDKTGTVTTGRMGLQAVYVAEGEDEKELLRLAGALEHASEHPVARAIAAGAERQVGALPAVEHFENVPGRGVRGRVDGREVAVGRLYDELPQELARAAREAEREGRTAVVAGWDGRARGVLAVADAVKETSAEAVRELRALGLTPVLLTGDNRTVAEAVARHVGIDSAHVFAEVLPEEKVDIVRRLQREGRTVAMVGDGVNDAAALAAADLGLAMGTGTDAAIEAGDLTLVRGDLRVAADAIRLSRRTLATIKGNLVWAFGYNVAALPLAAAGLLNPMIAGAAMAFSSVFVVTNSLRLRAFR
- a CDS encoding citrate synthase; the encoded protein is MSDNSVVLRYGDGEYTYPVVDSTVGDKGFDIGKLRAQTGLVTLDSGYGNTAAYKSAITYLDGEAGILRYRGYPIEQLAERSTFLEVAYLLINGELPTVDELSTFKNDITRHTLLHEDVKNFYKGFPRDAHPMAMLSSVVSALSTFYQDSHNPFDDKQRDLSTIRLLAKLPTIAAYAYKKSIGHPFVYPRNDLGYVENFLRMTFSVPADEYELDPVVVSALDKLLILHADHEQNCSTSTVRLVGSSQANMFASISAGINALWGPLHGGANQSVLEMLEGIRDSGSDVDTFIRKVKNKEDGVRLMGFGHRVYKNFDPRAKIIKAAAHDVLSALGKEDELLDIALKLEEHALSDDYFVERKLYPNVDFYTGLIYRAMGFPTEMFTVLFALGRLPGWIAQWTEMIKEPGSRIGRPRQIYTGVELRDFVPVEER